One Theropithecus gelada isolate Dixy chromosome 17, Tgel_1.0, whole genome shotgun sequence genomic region harbors:
- the TPT1 gene encoding translationally-controlled tumor protein isoform X3 — translation MIIYRDLISHDEMFSDIYKIREIADGLCLEVEGKMVSRTEGNIDDSLIGGNASAEGPEGEGTESTVITGVDIVMNHHLQETSFTKEAYKKYIKDYMKSIKGKLEEQRPERVKPFMTGAAEQIKHILANFKNYQFFIGENMNPDGMVALLDYREDGVTPYMIFFKDGLEMEKC, via the exons ATGATTATCTACCGGGACCTCATCAGCC ACGATGAGATGTTCTCCGACATCTACAAGATCCGGGAGATCGCGGACGGGCTGTGCCTGGAGGTGGAGGGGAAG ATGGTCAGTAGGACAGAAGGTAACATTGATGACTCGCTCATTGGTGGAAATGCCTCCGCTGAAGGCCCAGAGGGCGAAGGTACCGAAAGCACAGTAATCACTGGTGTCGATATTGTCATGAACCATCACCTGCAGGAAACAAGTTTCACAAAAGAAGCCTACAAGAAGTACATCAAAGATTACATGAAATC AATCAAAGGCAAACTTGAAGAACAGAGACCAGAAAGAGTAAAACCTTTTATGACAGGGGCTGCAGAACAAATCAAGCACATCCTTGCTAATTTCAAAAACTACCAG TTCTTTATTGGTGAAAACATGAATCCAGATGGCATGGTTGCTCTATTGGACTACCGTGAGGATGGTGTGACCCCATATATGATTTTCTTTAAGGATggtttagaaatggaaaaatgt taa
- the TPT1 gene encoding translationally-controlled tumor protein isoform X4: MVSRTEGNIDDSLIGGNASAEGPEGEGTESTVITGVDIVMNHHLQETSFTKEAYKKYIKDYMKSIKGKLEEQRPERVKPFMTGAAEQIKHILANFKNYQFFIGENMNPDGMVALLDYREDGVTPYMIFFKDGLEMEKC, translated from the exons ATGGTCAGTAGGACAGAAGGTAACATTGATGACTCGCTCATTGGTGGAAATGCCTCCGCTGAAGGCCCAGAGGGCGAAGGTACCGAAAGCACAGTAATCACTGGTGTCGATATTGTCATGAACCATCACCTGCAGGAAACAAGTTTCACAAAAGAAGCCTACAAGAAGTACATCAAAGATTACATGAAATC AATCAAAGGCAAACTTGAAGAACAGAGACCAGAAAGAGTAAAACCTTTTATGACAGGGGCTGCAGAACAAATCAAGCACATCCTTGCTAATTTCAAAAACTACCAG TTCTTTATTGGTGAAAACATGAATCCAGATGGCATGGTTGCTCTATTGGACTACCGTGAGGATGGTGTGACCCCATATATGATTTTCTTTAAGGATggtttagaaatggaaaaatgt taa
- the TPT1 gene encoding translationally-controlled tumor protein isoform X2, whose product MGIWGAGGGGEGAAVAGPGNSGGLSRAEGSVPGARGRLCCVRERQKPRAAAGAGNAGNGGAGRSVTGGSVYPADDEMFSDIYKIREIADGLCLEVEGKMVSRTEGNIDDSLIGGNASAEGPEGEGTESTVITGVDIVMNHHLQETSFTKEAYKKYIKDYMKSIKGKLEEQRPERVKPFMTGAAEQIKHILANFKNYQFFIGENMNPDGMVALLDYREDGVTPYMIFFKDGLEMEKC is encoded by the exons ATGGGGATCTGGGGTGCGGGTGGGGGCGGGGAAGGCGCCGCCGTCGCGGGCCCAGGGAACTCCGGCGGCCTTAGCCGAGCGGAGGGATCGGTGCCCGGGGCTCGCGGCCGGCTCTGTTGCGTTCGGGAGAGGCAGAAGCCGCGTGCGGCCGCCGGCGCGGGAAATGCGGGAAATGGCGGCGCCGGGCGCTCGGTGACGGGCGGCTCTGTGTATCCGGCAGACGATGAGATGTTCTCCGACATCTACAAGATCCGGGAGATCGCGGACGGGCTGTGCCTGGAGGTGGAGGGGAAG ATGGTCAGTAGGACAGAAGGTAACATTGATGACTCGCTCATTGGTGGAAATGCCTCCGCTGAAGGCCCAGAGGGCGAAGGTACCGAAAGCACAGTAATCACTGGTGTCGATATTGTCATGAACCATCACCTGCAGGAAACAAGTTTCACAAAAGAAGCCTACAAGAAGTACATCAAAGATTACATGAAATC AATCAAAGGCAAACTTGAAGAACAGAGACCAGAAAGAGTAAAACCTTTTATGACAGGGGCTGCAGAACAAATCAAGCACATCCTTGCTAATTTCAAAAACTACCAG TTCTTTATTGGTGAAAACATGAATCCAGATGGCATGGTTGCTCTATTGGACTACCGTGAGGATGGTGTGACCCCATATATGATTTTCTTTAAGGATggtttagaaatggaaaaatgt taa
- the TPT1 gene encoding translationally-controlled tumor protein isoform X1: protein MGIWGAGGGGEGAAVAGPGNSGGLSRAEGSVPGARGRLCCVRERQKPRAAAGAGNAGNGGAGRSVTGGSVYPADDEMFSDIYKIREIADGLCLEVEGKMVSRTEGNIDDSLIGGNASAEGPEGEGTESTVITGVDIVMNHHLQETSFTKEAYKKYIKDYMKSIKGKLEEQRPERVKPFMTGAAEQIKHILANFKNYQFFIGENMNPDGMVALLDYREDGVTPYMIFFKDGLEMEKCDAKEKSLRFLSVFVAAQIELGNTSIA, encoded by the exons ATGGGGATCTGGGGTGCGGGTGGGGGCGGGGAAGGCGCCGCCGTCGCGGGCCCAGGGAACTCCGGCGGCCTTAGCCGAGCGGAGGGATCGGTGCCCGGGGCTCGCGGCCGGCTCTGTTGCGTTCGGGAGAGGCAGAAGCCGCGTGCGGCCGCCGGCGCGGGAAATGCGGGAAATGGCGGCGCCGGGCGCTCGGTGACGGGCGGCTCTGTGTATCCGGCAGACGATGAGATGTTCTCCGACATCTACAAGATCCGGGAGATCGCGGACGGGCTGTGCCTGGAGGTGGAGGGGAAG ATGGTCAGTAGGACAGAAGGTAACATTGATGACTCGCTCATTGGTGGAAATGCCTCCGCTGAAGGCCCAGAGGGCGAAGGTACCGAAAGCACAGTAATCACTGGTGTCGATATTGTCATGAACCATCACCTGCAGGAAACAAGTTTCACAAAAGAAGCCTACAAGAAGTACATCAAAGATTACATGAAATC AATCAAAGGCAAACTTGAAGAACAGAGACCAGAAAGAGTAAAACCTTTTATGACAGGGGCTGCAGAACAAATCAAGCACATCCTTGCTAATTTCAAAAACTACCAG TTCTTTATTGGTGAAAACATGAATCCAGATGGCATGGTTGCTCTATTGGACTACCGTGAGGATGGTGTGACCCCATATATGATTTTCTTTAAGGATggtttagaaatggaaaaatgt GATGCAAAAGAAAAATCCCTGcgctttctgtctgtctttgtgGCGGCCCAGATTGAATTGGGGAATACATCTATAGCCTAG